TGAAAAAGGAATCCCGGGGAATCTTTTACTATCCTAACACAGATTCTTCGGCCTCACGGAACTGTCCAAAGTGGCCCCAGAAAAGGGAGGGGATTGTCATGTAAAACGAGCTCATGATGGCTCCATAATAGAGGAATCTTACTCCTCCCTTTTCCTTCTTAGTAACCGTCTTTACGGTAGGTAGGCAAACGTAGGATAATACATCTTATCAGATACTTTTTATAGAAATGACACACCTAAATTAATTGACTGCTTCTTTTTATTCATCGAGTAGTAGTAAATTAAAAGACCTTGTGCCAGTTGATTCTCATATATTTAAAAATTTTTATACATAACAGTTAGACGTTTCTTTGTTTTATTATTTCAGGTATTAATATATCTAACTGTGTTTTAAACTTGTACTTTAGGTCATTTATATCGGTATAATTAGTTTTAAAATGACCTAAATCGGCTAGTTTCTCTTCAAAATCAAATTTTGAAATTATATCAGATTTATTTATTTTACTTGTAGTAATATTTGAATCTCTAAAATATGTATATATAAAAGGTTTGCCTATTTCTTTGAATCTTCCAAATGCTTTGTCAAATTCTTCCGTTGTATATTTTCCAACCTTTGTAAAAAACAGACTAAGAAAAATATCGCATTGCTCTACGGCTTTATTGTACTCGGCTTGTAGACTTTCTTGAGACATGTGATCGATAAAGTATTCCCACTGGAGTATCTTTATATAAATATTCTCTTCATGAAGACGATCATTTTCTACGCTGATAAACTCTCTTAGTGCTTTTCTGTCATCTACTAGCTCCGAAGATGATGCTAAGAATATTTTGATAGTATTCATATTGGTTTTTTTGTATTTTAGGTTGAGTTATTTTTAGAATCTCTTCTACATTTACAATATCTCCCGTTATACTACATTGCGATCCAATGCCTTTTTCTCTAAATTTCAATAATACATTATAATCATGAAAAGAAGGTGTTAGAGAATTTTTACATTCAGAACAAATACATGGAATTAGTTGTTTGTAATTTAGTCGTCTAAAAGGTTTTATTACTTCTGAAAATCTTTCTCGAATTATTGATAATAATTCGATTTTATTTTTACCAGAAATACGTATTTCAAAACGATTGATTCCTCCGTAACTCTCTATTATTTCAGCGTATGCTCCATTCGCTTCAATATTTAGTCCCCTATGCCAAACAAGGTTATGGTCTTTTATATGATGATGTAAAGCAACTATCAATCTGGACATTATGCCTTGTGGCATGTATTTGTCGAATTCGTATACAAATTGGAGTATATTTTCGTTAGTATGAGCCCAATCTTCGTATGGTGTGATTGTTGGTAAATGAGCTGGCACAACATAATTTTCAGTATCATGTATGTGATACATCAATCCAAATCTGTGCATTAATTGAGTTAGCTTATTAACCTCGTATTGTAAGTCATTATTTTTCCATATTGATCTTATATCAACTTCGGTTAATCTTCCTCTTTTTGATTTAACAATATTGTTGTCTAAGACTTCGTAAACCGTTTTTACAAGCCAATTGGAATTAAGATAAACGCGTTCCTGTAATAACAAATCATCAATATAATGTGTAATAACACCTATTCTATTAAAATAACTGCTTAAAGTATTGATTATTTTAGAATCTTCAATATTGTATTCTTTGCAAATATATCTGAATTCATCAAAGGATATAAAATGTTCTATTCTATCTGATAACTTATTTCTTATTTTTACCCAAGATGGAGGCAGTGCATCTCCAATCTCAGGAAGTTGTTTCATGTAAAATTTGACCTTTTCCTGTAAATCTATAACAGAACTAATGTCGTTTGCTAAATCTAAATGAATTACTTCTTTGATAAGGCTTCCAAAATGACTTTTGTACCCAACTTCATCGAATTTCTGTTCATGACCATACTTTTTATTTAGGATTATAATTAACGAACTGTTATCTCCACCTAATTGGTCAATGGTATTAAGCCAGTAAGAGAAGTTTGTATTCTGTTCACGTGTTTCTGCTACTAATACATAAAAAGACTTTTCACCAAAAAACATTTGATGAGTTCCATGATAAATTCTTTGGCCGCCAAAGTCCCATATATTTACATTGAATACGACCTTGCCTAATGAACGGAAGTCGATACGATATTTCCATTTCCAGATATCTATTGCGAGTGTTGTATCTTTCTCCTTAGGCAATGGAGCATTTACATCCTGTATTCTCCGAGCAAATGTTGTTTTCCCTGTGCCACCTTCCCCTATTATTAATAGTTTTGACTCAAAGAGAAGTAGTGTTTTTCCTTCTTCTTTATGTATTTGATCAAAGTAAGTATCTATCGCTTCTTTTCCCTGCGTTATTATTTGATATGGTGGAGATGTTATAGGATTTTTATATAAAAAAAATTTGTGCAAAAGTGTATATACGTGTTTAGACTTATGTATATCAATTATTCCTTTGTATAAATCTAATTCATAATCTCTTATTATAGCTGCTTCGCTATACATTTGAAACTTTACAAAAAAACTTTTTATAAGAATAATCTCATCTGGCGTATTGATAGGAGTTTTTTCTTTAAAGACTATATCGAACAATAATTCTGGTGCTTCTTGTATTTTATTATTTGTTAATATCATAGTTCGTATGTTGTTGAGATTTGTAAGTGGTGTTATATCTGTAATTGCGTTGTCATTCAAGCTTAAATATGTAATATTAGTTAGGCTCTTTATAAAATCAACGTTTTCTATGTTGTTGCTAGATAAATCTAAGTATGTTAATTTATTTAAATGTGAAATCGGTAAAAAATCAATAATAGAATTTCTGTCTATTTCTAAATATTCTAAATTATTTATATTTTTAATCCATGTAATATCCTCCATGCGATTATTAGAAAGACTTAAACGAGTTAATTGATTTGGGTATACGATTGGTGGAATATTCCTTATTTCACAACTGTTTAATATTAAAGAAGATAATTTATTTAAGCTAAATAAAAATTGTATATTATCATTATTGTCTGTGATAATGTTGTATGATAAATCTAAATGTTCTAGTTGTTTTATATCTGCAAGCCTTGTGAAATCTTTGACCCAGTTCTTTGATATATTTAGATAGGTTAATTTTTTTAAATTTGCAAGTGGATTAACATCGGCTATTCTATTGTCAGATAAATTTAAGTATCTTATCTTGGTTATAAATACTACTTTTTCAATGTCTGATATTTTATTATTTGACAAATTTAAATGAGTTAAATTTGTCAAATTTTCTAATGATGATATATCCCATATTTCATTATTTGCTAAGTTTAAATGAGACACTGCTTTTGGGATTAAGTACAATCCACCTGTCCATGCATTATTACTAAAATCTAAAACAGTAAGGTTTTTAAGATTATTTATTAAAGATAATATTTTTGTAATTATATCTTCCGTTTTGGGTGTGTATTTTTCGACAAATTCCTCTATTTTTAATATAGACCCTATATGCAACTCTGTTACTTTGTCATCGTCCATCACATACGAGTATCGTATAATTGATTTAGGATGATTTAGGATTTCAGAATGTATCCTATGTAATGAACGACCTATAATTTTCTCTATGCTTCTTATTATTATCAGATCTTCCATAATACAATGTGAACTATTGTTGGAACTAAATTTTGGTTGATTTAAATTACCATTGTGTTTATAGTCGCATATGCTTGTTCTGTTGCTATCGTAAATACATTGGATTGCTCGTGCTGGGATGAGGCTAAGATAGTGGCCTTGGTTAAAAGTTTGGGGCTGGGGTCTACTTGATCTTAGACTAATTGAGCGGTAAGCAGTATAACGGCTCCGACTCCGGCGCGAAAGGCATTTGGGGTCGGTGGAAGTAAGTACTCCGTGTGAACCTCTTCTCGGCTCTTTTTACCTCTCCTATTGTTCCTTTTCTGGTGAGGTGAGTTGTTCAGTTAAAAGGGTAATAGCAACTATAAACGTATCAAGGCGTGGAAGATACCTGCTGAACGCTTAGCGCCAGCCCATGTCCATGCATAATATAATCAGTGCTGACACTGATGCTTGCGCTATTTTATTCATATATGTTCAGCAAAATTTTTACTCTTGGGCTTGTAGTTATTGCTCTATTTATACCTGAAATATGGCCCGAATATTCATTAGCCATGCTAGCCCTGACAATGTGTGGGCAGAAAATATTTATGCCTGGTTGGTCGAGAATGGCTGGGATAAGGAGGACATTTTCCTAGACTTTGACCACAGAAGAGGTATAGCACCGGGGGAAAGATGGCAGGAAGCACTACAGGTAGCCATGGGCCGGTGTGAGGTAGTAATATTTCTGGTATCGCAAGCTTGGGAGGCTTCGAAATGGTGCATCACCGAGTATCTGACTTCCAAGATGTTAGGCAAAAAATGCATACCTGTGCTGATAGAGCCGGACGCTTCCTATAGCATGCTACCTCTCATGAAGGCCGAGCACCAGGCGGTGAACCTAGTAACGGATAAGAAAGGATATGAGCGGCTGAAGCGAGGTTTGCTGAAAGCCGGTATTGATGCAAATACATTCACGCATGCCCCAGGGAGGCCGCCCTATCCAGGTCTACGGGCGCTGACCGAGCAAGACCCTGCCATTTTCTTTGGCCGTGACACCCAGATTATCGCGGCATTGGATACGCTACGGCGCATACGTGATACGGGAGTGCAGCGAATGTTGGTGCTACTTGGGGCCTCGGGCTGCGGTAAGTCCTCATTGATGCGAGCCGGCCTCTGGCCCCGCTTGAAGCGTGACGACCAGAATTTCCTGCCGCTACCTGTGGTGAGGCCGGCCCGGGCTGTGCTTTCGGGTGAAATGGGATTGTATCAGGCACTGGAAAGCGCGTTGAAGGATGCAGCCCTGACAGGTAAGCTGACTGACTGGTGCCCTCAAACACGAGGGAGCATTCGGGACTACCTAGACCAGGAAGGTAGCAAAGGCTTGGTTGCCCTTCTTGAGGTTGTCACGCAGGCCCATCAACGATTATTGCTGGAACCGGCTACGGAGCAGGATGCCGTTCCAACAGTAGTACTGTTTATTGACCAATTAGAGGAATTGTGGAGTCCGGATGCAAGTGAGGAAGCCACATTATTCATTGAACTCCTGGGTGGGACAATGGAGACATACACAGGCCTACTTGTAGTTACCTCCATACGCTCCCCCTCTTACGGCCTACTGGAAAATGAGCACCGGATTCCCGCAGGGCGCCAGGTATTGCTGCGCCTAGAACCCATGCCAGAAGGCTCATTCGGTATGGTCATTGAGAAGCCAGCCAACCTAGTAGGCTTGGAGCTGAAACCCGGCTTGACAGACCAGTTGCTGCTTGACGCGGCGGGGCAGGATGCCCTACCCCTGCTGGCCTTTACATTGGAGCGCCTGTATCGGGAGTACGGAAGTGATGGCAACCTGACTTTAAACGAATACCAAAGATTAGGTAAAATCTCGGGGGCTATTGAGAGCGCAGCCAAAGGTGGCCTCGACAAGGCAGCCAAAGAGTATAGTTTCGCATCGGACGACGGGAAACTGCATGAACTATTGAGGAAAGTATTCATACCGCACTTGGTCAGGGTAGATGAACAGGGTGAATTCATCCGACGGGTGGCGCTGCTGAGCGATATCCCGGCTGATGCCCATAAGTTGGTGTACCTGCTGGCAGATGAAGGCCAGCGGCTGCTGGTGATAGACCGATTGCCAGGACATAGACAACTGGATACAGTTGAGGTTTCACATGAGGCTGTACTACGCAAGTGGAAATTACTAAACGGATGGCTGCTTGATGAGAGGGAACACCTCATTTGGCGCCAACGTATTGAGCAGGCATGGGCTGATTATCAAAAGACTGGGTCGAAAGAACGTGAGGGAGCGTTCCTTGAGGGTATATTACTGGAAACTGCTAGGCGCTACCCTACGTGGGTGGCCAAGCTACCACAGGAGTGGCTTGTTTTTGTTCAGCAGAGTATGGATGCTGACAATGCTCGCAAAAGGCGACAGCGCGTTTTCGCAGGGACCGCTATCAGTGCTGCTATTGCAGCGATAATAACATTTATTTTTCTAATTATCAATCAACGAAAAAGCGAGGACACACAACAGCAGCTTGAACATGAAAGCCGACTTAACCTGTCACAATTCCTGGCAAGTCAAGCTAATACCTTCGGACAGGCAAGTCCTCAGACAGCCGTGTTATTTGCTGCTGAAGCCTTAGCTGTTTCCCTCAACAAGGATGAGTTGGTTAGCCCTCAAGCACGTAAAGCCGCGAACGACGCCCTAATGACACTGGATGGAAAGGGGTATCAGGGCAGCCTTAACCATTTAGTCAGCAATGTGGTATTCAATCGGGATGAATCACTTGCAGCAGCAATTGATGACTCGGGGGTCATCCAAGTGTTTGACCCTAACCTACCATTTCCGCAGGCGCTGCGCTATTCTATATACGTCAACGCCGGGTCACGACTTGTGGCATTCAGTGTGGACGGCACTAGTATTATCACATATGATGAAAGGTATAAAAGGGAGGGCTGGCAGTGGCCGCTGACAAAGGGCAAGCCAAGCCAACCGGTGCGAATACCCGGTGGGGCCTTGGAAGCAATGGCGGCCTCGGATGACGGAAGCCTGCTGGCCGCCGCCACTAGTAACGAGGTTATCCTCTATAGTCTGACAGACCCGAAGGGACTACGAGAAATCAGCAGGTTCCGAAAACTTGTACCTGATGAGGTAAGTATCCTGAAGCTCGACATGCATGCGAACATACTATTTTCCGGCTCTCGGCACAGTTATGTACAAGCATGGAGGCTGAATAGTGCCGGGCTACGGCTGCCTGTCGTCTGTTTTGATGCCAAGCACTCAGCGGTGCAACAGGGTACGCCAACCCGGGTACCAATTGATATCATCGACCTGTCTGAAGACCAGACCCATCTAATTACAGCAAGTTCATCTTGGGTAGAAGGGTCAGATGAGGCAGACCTTGCGGCGAAGGTATGGACGCTGCACGACCTGCACCCAGTTGGAACTCCACGTCTGCTAAAGCATGAACAAGCCATTTCGTTCGCCGCATTCATTGACCCAGGCCAAACTGTAGTGACAACCAGCTTGGACGGCACCATGAAGCGCTGGTCGCTGCCTAGTGCCGGCCCGGCCACAATGCTTGCCACGGCCCGCCACGAGTCTGACCCCACGGATGTTTTCAGAAATATTGATGCAGCCGCACTGGCACCAGATAGGAGCTTCATAGCTACGGCCAGCTCAGACGAAGTCATTCGGCTGACCAGCCTGTCAAATGCAGCTACGAAGCCGGTAGAACTTCGTGGCTTTAATACCACATCGGATTTTGTCAAAATCAGCCGGAGTGGGAAATGGCTTGTTTCCGGCGATATTGAAGGCACCTTGCGACTGTGGAACCTGAAGCAGGGATGGCCCGGGAGCAGAGCAGTGGCGGCTGGCAACTGGCAGATAAGCTATAAGGTCTCGCTGCTGGCCGAATCTGGAAGCACCGCCGCGCTCCTGGCGGATGACCATCTGGAGCTTTGGGACTTGTCGAAGATAGGCTCCCCCCGACAATTGCCTCCGTTAGATGAGGCTATTGAAGTGCCCAATAACTACCCTACCGGTAAAATACGGCTCAGCCCGGATGGCAGGTGGCTTGTGGCTCAACCAGCCACCTGCAAAGACAAATCGATTGTTCGGTCGGTTGATGGTGCCGTCACCTTCACGATTCAAGTCCGTACGTGGGATGAGAATGACAATGATTTCAGTCCAGATTCACGTTGGCTGCTCGTGAATGAGTCCACAGGGGCAAAAACGTATCTACTAGCACAGGCCCCATATTCGATACCATTAACTGCTTCCAATGGAGCAAGGGCATACTTCAGCGAATACAGTTGCGTTGGCGGAGAACTTTGGGTATATGGGCATGGCTCATCAATGAGCGGCGGCAGTAGTGACAGGGTAGGCTATCTATGGCACATAGCCCACGGGCAACGCCAGGCACAACGGTATGAATTAGGTGATTTAGGCACTTCCTATGCAACTGGTCTATTCAGCCCCAACGGCCAATGGTTAGGCATTCCGAGCGACAGGATATTCCACACACCTGGCAAGTTGGTGCACCTGTCTCAGACGGTCAAAGGTATCCACCCGCTAACGCTAACCCGTCAGGAAGCCGCCTCTGATATGTTCGTTTTCAGCCCCAACAGCCAGTGGCTGTTGACTGGAACGAACGATATTCTGACAAAGTCAGAAACGCGTGCGACAATACGAAATTTGCGTGCTCCCATGCTAGAGCCGCAAGTACTACCTATACTGACACAATATCTCCGAACGGCAGTGTTCAGTCCGAATGGAAAATTCCTAGTAACCGTAATGGGTACGGATGACTTTGCCCGGCTATGGCACCTCAATGAGGCAAAAGGCATTTTCGAGCCTACAGGTTTGCTCAGAGGGCCCGTCCCGACCCTTAATCATTATTGGGAGGTAATATTCAATCAACAATCTAACAAGGTTGCTATCACGACAACAGATGACGCCACACCGTTTCTCTGGTTTCTAGCGCCTGAAGGAAGTGCGTCAGCCCCGGTTAGGCTCCCCACTGGTGCACTAGACCTTAAGCAGGTGCTTTTCGCTCCCGACGGGGACAGATTGTTTGCCTTGAGT
This Hymenobacter sp. GOD-10R DNA region includes the following protein-coding sequences:
- a CDS encoding TIR domain-containing protein — its product is MARIFISHASPDNVWAENIYAWLVENGWDKEDIFLDFDHRRGIAPGERWQEALQVAMGRCEVVIFLVSQAWEASKWCITEYLTSKMLGKKCIPVLIEPDASYSMLPLMKAEHQAVNLVTDKKGYERLKRGLLKAGIDANTFTHAPGRPPYPGLRALTEQDPAIFFGRDTQIIAALDTLRRIRDTGVQRMLVLLGASGCGKSSLMRAGLWPRLKRDDQNFLPLPVVRPARAVLSGEMGLYQALESALKDAALTGKLTDWCPQTRGSIRDYLDQEGSKGLVALLEVVTQAHQRLLLEPATEQDAVPTVVLFIDQLEELWSPDASEEATLFIELLGGTMETYTGLLVVTSIRSPSYGLLENEHRIPAGRQVLLRLEPMPEGSFGMVIEKPANLVGLELKPGLTDQLLLDAAGQDALPLLAFTLERLYREYGSDGNLTLNEYQRLGKISGAIESAAKGGLDKAAKEYSFASDDGKLHELLRKVFIPHLVRVDEQGEFIRRVALLSDIPADAHKLVYLLADEGQRLLVIDRLPGHRQLDTVEVSHEAVLRKWKLLNGWLLDEREHLIWRQRIEQAWADYQKTGSKEREGAFLEGILLETARRYPTWVAKLPQEWLVFVQQSMDADNARKRRQRVFAGTAISAAIAAIITFIFLIINQRKSEDTQQQLEHESRLNLSQFLASQANTFGQASPQTAVLFAAEALAVSLNKDELVSPQARKAANDALMTLDGKGYQGSLNHLVSNVVFNRDESLAAAIDDSGVIQVFDPNLPFPQALRYSIYVNAGSRLVAFSVDGTSIITYDERYKREGWQWPLTKGKPSQPVRIPGGALEAMAASDDGSLLAAATSNEVILYSLTDPKGLREISRFRKLVPDEVSILKLDMHANILFSGSRHSYVQAWRLNSAGLRLPVVCFDAKHSAVQQGTPTRVPIDIIDLSEDQTHLITASSSWVEGSDEADLAAKVWTLHDLHPVGTPRLLKHEQAISFAAFIDPGQTVVTTSLDGTMKRWSLPSAGPATMLATARHESDPTDVFRNIDAAALAPDRSFIATASSDEVIRLTSLSNAATKPVELRGFNTTSDFVKISRSGKWLVSGDIEGTLRLWNLKQGWPGSRAVAAGNWQISYKVSLLAESGSTAALLADDHLELWDLSKIGSPRQLPPLDEAIEVPNNYPTGKIRLSPDGRWLVAQPATCKDKSIVRSVDGAVTFTIQVRTWDENDNDFSPDSRWLLVNESTGAKTYLLAQAPYSIPLTASNGARAYFSEYSCVGGELWVYGHGSSMSGGSSDRVGYLWHIAHGQRQAQRYELGDLGTSYATGLFSPNGQWLGIPSDRIFHTPGKLVHLSQTVKGIHPLTLTRQEAASDMFVFSPNSQWLLTGTNDILTKSETRATIRNLRAPMLEPQVLPILTQYLRTAVFSPNGKFLVTVMGTDDFARLWHLNEAKGIFEPTGLLRGPVPTLNHYWEVIFNQQSNKVAITTTDDATPFLWFLAPEGSASAPVRLPTGALDLKQVLFAPDGDRLFALSSSSSSTGGNMSRGTQLLMFDVQAQGQNAASQEILTLAEGDIDGLQLTDGGKRVMLEGKLPYSRPVLDGNALFAQLGKAIGRNLTWDEWRRTSISGPYRKTFSALPVHPTVVKVLTDRVKTGEMTAPGDVPIDTLAGWALELNSPMLCGELASALAKGGEGRLSSRLIAQALAHWPDETSFRMTQQAVHALQRGK
- a CDS encoding COR domain-containing protein, which translates into the protein MDDDKVTELHIGSILKIEEFVEKYTPKTEDIITKILSLINNLKNLTVLDFSNNAWTGGLYLIPKAVSHLNLANNEIWDISSLENLTNLTHLNLSNNKISDIEKVVFITKIRYLNLSDNRIADVNPLANLKKLTYLNISKNWVKDFTRLADIKQLEHLDLSYNIITDNNDNIQFLFSLNKLSSLILNSCEIRNIPPIVYPNQLTRLSLSNNRMEDITWIKNINNLEYLEIDRNSIIDFLPISHLNKLTYLDLSSNNIENVDFIKSLTNITYLSLNDNAITDITPLTNLNNIRTMILTNNKIQEAPELLFDIVFKEKTPINTPDEIILIKSFFVKFQMYSEAAIIRDYELDLYKGIIDIHKSKHVYTLLHKFFLYKNPITSPPYQIITQGKEAIDTYFDQIHKEEGKTLLLFESKLLIIGEGGTGKTTFARRIQDVNAPLPKEKDTTLAIDIWKWKYRIDFRSLGKVVFNVNIWDFGGQRIYHGTHQMFFGEKSFYVLVAETREQNTNFSYWLNTIDQLGGDNSSLIIILNKKYGHEQKFDEVGYKSHFGSLIKEVIHLDLANDISSVIDLQEKVKFYMKQLPEIGDALPPSWVKIRNKLSDRIEHFISFDEFRYICKEYNIEDSKIINTLSSYFNRIGVITHYIDDLLLQERVYLNSNWLVKTVYEVLDNNIVKSKRGRLTEVDIRSIWKNNDLQYEVNKLTQLMHRFGLMYHIHDTENYVVPAHLPTITPYEDWAHTNENILQFVYEFDKYMPQGIMSRLIVALHHHIKDHNLVWHRGLNIEANGAYAEIIESYGGINRFEIRISGKNKIELLSIIRERFSEVIKPFRRLNYKQLIPCICSECKNSLTPSFHDYNVLLKFREKGIGSQCSITGDIVNVEEILKITQPKIQKNQYEYYQNILSIIFGASR